The window GGGTAAAAGTCCCGTTTCGGGGCGTCGTCTCGTGTCGCAGTCGGGGCGTCGTCGCGAGTCGCAGTCGGATCGGCACCGCGGCTCGATCCTGATCAGGTTCACTCCTCGGTGCCGACGAACGTGCGGTATTTCAAGTCGTCCTCCCGGATCTCCTCGACGATCCGCTCGACTATCACCTCTCGTGGGCGGTGCAGTCCGGAGACGCGCTCTGAAACCTCCTCGAACGTCTCGAACGGCCCGCGTTTCCGCTCGTCGAGTATGTTGTTCCGCAGCTTCTTGCCGATCCCGGGAAGGAGGTTGAGCCGGTGGAGCCGGAGCGTGATCGGTCCGGCCTCGTTGTAGAAGTCGACGAACCGGCGCTCGTCGGCGTCGACGATGTCGTCTACCGCGTACTCGATCTCGGCGGCCGCGTTCCGGGTGAGATCGTCGAACTCGACCTCACGGTAGCGACCGACCGACGGCCCGTCGAGATCGAGCCGATCGCTCACGGAGGCGTCCGACGATTCCGACAGAGCGAGCTCGTACAACCGGAAATCCTCCGCTTCGAGCCCGTACGCGACCGGTGACTTCCGGTGTGCCGGACGGTCGTCGTCCGGCCGCCCGTTGGGCAACACGTCGAGGAGGACGACGGTGGGTCCGCGGTCGCCGTCTCCCGTCTCGGACGCGTCGGTTTCGGGATCGCTCATACCCTCCGGTCGCCCCGAACGGGGAAAAAACCGCTGGCGAACGGGGGCGCACCGCGACACGGCCCCAAGCGCGTGCCCTCCTCCACCGTGCTCGGCGCGAGCGACGGACGCCCGATCCGTTCGCGACCAGCAGTCACTCGATCCGTTCGCGTGCGGCCGCGACGAGCATCGGCAGCATGATCGTCGCGTCGCCGTACACGGAGGCGTTGCGGGCGTCTTTCTCCAATTTCCCCCACGAGCGGGCCTCCTCCAGCGTCGCGCCCGAGAGCCCGCCCGTCGCCTCCGGGTCCATCGTTATCTGGACCGCGTAGTCGTACGCCCGCGGCGTGACGAGCATCGTCTGGAGCGTGAAGTTCTTCGGGACTCCGCCGCCGACGAGCAGACATCCGGCGTCGTCGGCCTCGAACGCGAGGTCGGTCAGCTCCGTCATGTCGGCGAGGGCGTCGAGCGTGAAGTCTGCGGTCTGCGCGTACATCCACGCCTGCAACCCGAGCACGGAGTCCTGAACGGCGGGACAGTAGATCGGCACGTCGCACTCGTAGGCGGCGGCGGCGACGCCCGGTCCCTCGTCGACGTCGTCGCGCTCGTTGACCGCGGCGTTCGCGCGTCCCAACTCGCGCGTGAGGTCGGCGATTGAGACCGCGTCGCTTCCGCCCCCGTCGTCTCCCTCCAGCTCCGGGAACACCTCCTCGCGCAGGTGGCCTTCGAACGCCGCGAAATGCTCCTGCGGGAGGTAGACGTTGTAGATGCGGTCGACGCCCTCGTCGCGGAGCCCCTCGTCGTGTTCGCGAGCGGTCTTCTCGGGGTCGTGGGTGCGCCCGTGGTGGTGTTTCCCGCCGATCGCCTCGATGGCGTCGTGCGTGAGGTTCGCGCCCGTCGTCACCAGCGCGTCGACGTAGCCGTCGCGGATCAGGTCGGCGACGATCCGACGCATCCCTGCGGGGACCATCGCGCCCGCGAGCGAGAGAAACACGGTGCAGTCGTCGTCATCGAGCATCTCCGCGAGCACGTCGCCGGCCTCGCTGACCGACGCCGCGCCGATCCCCGCGTCGCCGTATCCGTCGACGAGTTCGCCGACGGTCATCCCCGCCGCCGCGCGGGTGTGTCCGACCGGGTCCTCGTGGAACTCCTCGCGGTGCGGATCCTCGTGGTGCGGATCCTCGTGGTCGCCACCGGCCGGCGCGTCGTCGTCCGCCGCGCTGCCGTCTGTCCCGTCGCCCTCGGCGTCGCTGTCGCTCATGGGTCAGACTGTGTCGGGCGACCGTTTGAAACGACCGGTTCGTCAGTCGGCGTTGCCGCCGCTGACGGGGGGAAAGAGCGCGAGTTCGTCGCCGTCTTCGAGGGTCGTGGAGAGCCCGTCGTCGTGATAGACGCTCCGCCCGTTCCGGAGGACGTTGATGTGGTC is drawn from Halorubrum sp. BV1 and contains these coding sequences:
- a CDS encoding DUF655 domain-containing protein — protein: MSDPETDASETGDGDRGPTVVLLDVLPNGRPDDDRPAHRKSPVAYGLEAEDFRLYELALSESSDASVSDRLDLDGPSVGRYREVEFDDLTRNAAAEIEYAVDDIVDADERRFVDFYNEAGPITLRLHRLNLLPGIGKKLRNNILDERKRGPFETFEEVSERVSGLHRPREVIVERIVEEIREDDLKYRTFVGTEE
- a CDS encoding deoxyhypusine synthase, translated to MSDSDAEGDGTDGSAADDDAPAGGDHEDPHHEDPHREEFHEDPVGHTRAAAGMTVGELVDGYGDAGIGAASVSEAGDVLAEMLDDDDCTVFLSLAGAMVPAGMRRIVADLIRDGYVDALVTTGANLTHDAIEAIGGKHHHGRTHDPEKTAREHDEGLRDEGVDRIYNVYLPQEHFAAFEGHLREEVFPELEGDDGGGSDAVSIADLTRELGRANAAVNERDDVDEGPGVAAAAYECDVPIYCPAVQDSVLGLQAWMYAQTADFTLDALADMTELTDLAFEADDAGCLLVGGGVPKNFTLQTMLVTPRAYDYAVQITMDPEATGGLSGATLEEARSWGKLEKDARNASVYGDATIMLPMLVAAARERIE